One Paenibacillus sp. FSL W8-0186 genomic window carries:
- a CDS encoding tetraprenyl-beta-curcumene synthase family protein — MIELKQSRNQFPREPIRLMSRVYKFILPDVRKELNGWRKEAGMIPDPELRRQALASIETKEFHCQGGAVYAAANLPKRHILIPLIVAFQTISDYLDNLCDRSTSMDEGDFRLLHQSMLDAIDPQAELTDYYALREEREDGGYLHRLVLTCQDRIRELPGYHAAQPFVAELVQLYTDLQVYKHIDPSLREAALLSWWELHQSRAPQLKWNEFAAATGSTLGVFMLFLSASDEHLSETSAQKIQDAYFPYVCGVHIMLDYLIDQAEDEIGGDLNFCSYYDNKETMLQRIVFMVDEARRDVAVLPASSFHVMIIEGLLALYLSDPKVSEQQEIRGVSRQLMRRSSLMRLFFFVNSRWIRKRLK, encoded by the coding sequence TTGATTGAACTTAAGCAAAGTCGAAACCAGTTTCCTAGAGAGCCGATCAGGCTGATGAGCCGGGTATACAAGTTCATTTTGCCCGATGTTCGCAAGGAGCTTAACGGCTGGAGGAAGGAAGCGGGAATGATCCCCGATCCTGAGCTAAGAAGACAAGCGCTTGCTAGTATTGAGACGAAGGAGTTCCACTGCCAGGGGGGCGCGGTTTATGCGGCTGCCAATTTGCCGAAGCGCCATATTCTGATCCCCTTAATCGTAGCCTTTCAGACGATCAGTGATTATTTGGATAATCTTTGTGACCGCAGTACATCGATGGATGAGGGGGACTTTCGCCTTCTTCATCAAAGCATGCTGGACGCCATTGACCCGCAGGCAGAGCTAACCGATTATTACGCGCTTCGGGAGGAACGCGAGGACGGAGGGTATTTGCACCGCCTTGTCTTAACCTGCCAAGACCGGATTAGGGAACTGCCCGGATATCATGCAGCCCAGCCATTCGTTGCCGAGCTGGTGCAGCTGTACACGGACTTACAGGTGTACAAGCATATTGATCCCAGTCTCCGCGAGGCTGCACTCCTTTCATGGTGGGAGCTTCACCAGTCGCGGGCGCCCCAGTTGAAATGGAACGAGTTTGCTGCGGCAACGGGCTCAACCCTAGGCGTATTTATGCTGTTTCTGTCGGCAAGCGACGAGCATCTCAGCGAGACGAGCGCACAGAAGATCCAGGATGCTTATTTTCCTTATGTATGCGGAGTACATATAATGCTTGACTATTTGATAGACCAGGCAGAGGATGAAATTGGCGGAGATTTGAATTTCTGCAGCTATTACGATAATAAAGAAACTATGCTTCAACGCATTGTATTTATGGTCGATGAGGCCCGGAGGGATGTCGCCGTCCTGCCGGCTTCGTCGTTTCACGTGATGATTATCGAAGGACTGCTGGCTTTGTATCTATCCGACCCCAAAGTCAGTGAGCAGCAAGAAATTCGAGGGGTTTCCAGGCAATTGATGAGACGAAGCTCGCTCATGCGATTATTTTTCTTCGTGAACAGCCGATGGATCCGCAAACGTTTGAAATAG
- a CDS encoding DUF1499 domain-containing protein, with the protein MSIKRTLIGIFRSQEGTSDRAKVPEMKTRYYQLSKDRIWEEVSSTLKKIPGYKVLHEVQSVGEITLEKKTALGRTMDITVSIVSTGPLRSAVDIYSATRGSLGDLGSNYRNILNLYAALDKKLGAYKVTS; encoded by the coding sequence GTGTCAATCAAGAGAACCCTCATCGGCATATTCCGCAGCCAGGAAGGTACGAGCGACCGTGCGAAAGTGCCCGAAATGAAAACAAGGTATTATCAGCTATCCAAGGATCGAATTTGGGAGGAAGTCTCCTCGACGTTAAAGAAAATTCCAGGGTATAAAGTGCTGCACGAGGTGCAGTCTGTCGGCGAAATTACGCTGGAGAAGAAAACCGCGTTGGGCCGCACGATGGATATTACCGTATCGATCGTGTCGACAGGGCCGCTTCGCAGTGCGGTGGACATCTACTCGGCGACGAGGGGGTCGTTGGGGGATTTGGGCAGCAACTATCGCAATATCCTCAATCTTTATGCGGCACTGGACAAGAAGCTCGGGGCTTATAAAGTAACTTCATAA
- a CDS encoding putative glycoside hydrolase, which translates to MNIFWTILLLALSAGTGGDVSPAHTDASNSKMPGIMQSAYHTFLANAAEGRLDAPLSPTMLAVQPQTAAPVVKGIYVTAYSAGGSRMDQLIDLLDSTELNSMVIDLKDDHGYITYKTDNTKLQELGQPQPFIRDMGALMERLDKHEIYPIARVVVFKDSVLAKKHPELSFVHSDGSVWANGKGEAFVNPYSKEVWDYNVEIAKEAAKLGFKEVQFDYVRFPEGFEKRADTLKYHKDERSRVDAVTSFVKYAKEELQPLGVKVSVDIFGYAASVPAAEGIGQDFVKISENVDIICPMIYPSHYTTGWFNAKDPDMAPYQTIRGATIDTQKKLEPLGDNQPVIRPWIQDFTASWLGKGHYTKYGKHEVEEQIRALKELNVDEYLLWNASNRYTSGVTYK; encoded by the coding sequence ATGAACATCTTTTGGACGATTTTATTGCTGGCTCTGAGCGCGGGTACCGGTGGGGATGTTTCCCCGGCTCACACTGACGCTTCAAACAGCAAAATGCCGGGCATTATGCAATCCGCCTATCATACCTTCCTGGCCAATGCCGCCGAGGGACGGCTGGACGCCCCGCTTTCACCTACCATGCTGGCAGTGCAGCCTCAAACAGCCGCTCCAGTCGTAAAGGGGATTTACGTAACGGCTTACAGTGCCGGCGGTTCCCGCATGGACCAACTGATCGACTTGCTGGACAGCACCGAATTGAATTCCATGGTTATCGACCTCAAGGATGATCATGGCTACATTACTTATAAGACAGACAATACCAAGCTTCAAGAGCTAGGTCAGCCCCAGCCCTTCATTCGTGACATGGGCGCGCTGATGGAGCGTCTCGATAAACATGAAATTTACCCTATAGCTCGCGTTGTCGTGTTCAAAGACAGCGTGCTTGCGAAGAAACATCCGGAATTATCGTTTGTACATAGTGACGGCTCCGTCTGGGCCAATGGCAAGGGGGAAGCCTTCGTCAATCCATACAGCAAGGAAGTATGGGATTATAATGTGGAGATAGCCAAAGAAGCTGCCAAGCTGGGCTTTAAGGAGGTACAGTTTGATTACGTGCGGTTCCCCGAAGGGTTCGAGAAAAGAGCCGACACTTTAAAATATCACAAGGATGAGCGCAGCCGCGTGGACGCGGTAACCTCCTTTGTAAAATATGCAAAAGAAGAGCTTCAACCGCTTGGCGTCAAGGTATCTGTCGATATTTTCGGTTATGCGGCTTCCGTGCCTGCTGCCGAGGGGATCGGCCAGGATTTCGTGAAAATATCGGAAAATGTAGACATCATCTGCCCCATGATCTATCCTAGCCATTATACAACCGGCTGGTTCAATGCCAAGGATCCAGACATGGCCCCCTATCAAACGATACGTGGAGCAACGATCGATACGCAGAAGAAGCTGGAGCCGCTAGGCGACAACCAGCCTGTAATTCGGCCATGGATTCAGGACTTTACGGCAAGCTGGCTCGGCAAAGGCCACTACACCAAGTACGGCAAGCATGAAGTGGAAGAACAAATCCGCGCGCTCAAGGAATTGAATGTCGATGAATATCTGCTATGGAATGCATCCAACCGGTATACATCCGGCGTAACCTATAAATAA
- a CDS encoding YitT family protein, with protein MLKTIWNSLVIVFGAALIAAGFNLFLVPHHLLSGGVSGLSMLTGYFTPLNIGTMYFVYNIPILIAGLFLLGRRFILLSILSVAAVTWFIALIPVHENPITTDAFLSAVIGGVLVGGGSGISFRAGGSSGGFDIIGSIITRYRDFPVGSVLVSMNAIVILAMGYIEGDWNLALASMVSIYLSGKVVDLLHVSHIKVTLFIITDKTDELLSRLLKLPRGVTLIKTQGAFSHKEKDMLMTVTTRYELTELRNIIKQTDPTAFVNIVETVGVMGSFRKK; from the coding sequence ATGCTCAAAACAATCTGGAACAGCCTAGTCATCGTGTTCGGAGCGGCATTGATCGCAGCCGGCTTCAATCTATTCCTCGTCCCGCACCACCTGCTTAGCGGCGGGGTCTCCGGATTATCGATGCTGACCGGTTACTTTACGCCCTTAAATATCGGGACGATGTATTTCGTATACAACATTCCTATTCTCATTGCGGGACTGTTTCTGCTTGGAAGGCGCTTCATCCTGCTGAGCATTCTTTCCGTCGCGGCGGTAACCTGGTTCATCGCCCTGATCCCTGTTCACGAAAATCCGATTACCACCGATGCTTTTCTGTCCGCGGTCATCGGAGGCGTGCTCGTCGGGGGTGGCAGCGGAATATCGTTTCGGGCGGGGGGATCATCCGGCGGCTTTGATATCATAGGTTCGATTATTACGAGATACCGCGATTTCCCGGTCGGCAGCGTGCTCGTATCGATGAACGCCATCGTCATTTTGGCCATGGGTTATATCGAAGGGGACTGGAATCTGGCCCTTGCTTCCATGGTATCGATTTACCTCAGCGGCAAAGTGGTCGATCTCCTTCATGTCAGCCATATTAAAGTTACCCTGTTCATAATAACGGACAAAACCGACGAATTGCTAAGCAGACTTTTGAAGCTACCGCGCGGGGTTACTCTCATTAAGACACAAGGCGCATTCTCCCACAAAGAAAAGGATATGCTGATGACCGTAACGACCCGCTACGAACTGACCGAGCTTAGAAATATTATTAAACAGACCGACCCCACAGCGTTCGTGAACATTGTAGAAACCGTAGGCGTTATGGGTTCGTTCAGAAAAAAGTAA
- a CDS encoding MATE family efflux transporter has translation MKETNNLRQKYAQFIIILIPILVTQITMSLMTFFDTMMSGHASPADLAGVAIGSSLWVPVQTGLSGILMGLIPIVSQLIGAGHKDKVAYHVIQALWLSIAIAAAVALIGMFTVTPVLNGMALEPKVHHIAQYFLVAISTGIFPLFGYIVMRSFIDALGQTKISMIITLISLPLNVGAGYVLVFGKLGFPRLGGIGSGIATAFAYWCIFLISVLIVHKAEPFASYGVFRKWYGVSLAKWKELMKLGVPIGFAIFFETAVFAAVTLLMSRFDTLTIAAHQAALNFASTLYMIPLSICMALTILVGYETGASRLKDAKQYSYIGIGSAAALSVATALIIMLFRQNVAQIYASEPEVVQLIMHFLIYAIFFQLSDAIATPIQGALRGYKDVNPAFWITLLAFWIIGLPLGHVLANYANQGAYGYWVGLISGLAVAAVLLTGRLLAVQRKFARRALLPESK, from the coding sequence TTGAAAGAAACTAACAATCTTAGGCAAAAATATGCCCAGTTTATTATCATACTTATTCCTATTCTAGTAACGCAAATTACGATGTCCCTCATGACCTTTTTTGACACGATGATGTCGGGCCATGCCAGTCCTGCCGATTTGGCTGGCGTTGCGATCGGCTCCAGCCTGTGGGTCCCTGTCCAAACCGGTCTTAGCGGAATTTTGATGGGTCTGATTCCGATCGTATCGCAATTGATCGGCGCCGGGCATAAAGACAAAGTAGCGTATCATGTCATTCAGGCGCTTTGGCTCTCGATTGCCATCGCCGCGGCCGTCGCGCTTATTGGCATGTTCACCGTAACACCGGTGCTTAATGGGATGGCTTTGGAGCCTAAGGTGCATCATATCGCCCAATATTTCCTCGTGGCGATATCGACCGGCATCTTCCCGCTGTTTGGATACATCGTGATGCGTTCGTTTATTGACGCGCTTGGCCAGACCAAAATATCGATGATCATTACGCTGATTTCCCTGCCGCTAAACGTCGGAGCCGGGTATGTGCTGGTTTTCGGAAAACTCGGTTTCCCAAGACTAGGAGGGATAGGCTCCGGGATTGCCACTGCTTTTGCTTACTGGTGCATCTTTTTGATATCGGTTCTGATCGTCCATAAGGCAGAGCCTTTTGCCTCCTATGGCGTGTTCCGCAAATGGTACGGCGTATCGCTTGCGAAGTGGAAGGAGCTTATGAAGCTAGGCGTGCCAATCGGATTCGCGATCTTCTTCGAAACCGCCGTCTTTGCAGCGGTAACGCTGCTGATGAGCCGTTTCGATACGCTCACCATCGCGGCGCACCAGGCTGCCCTTAACTTTGCCAGCACATTGTACATGATTCCGCTTAGCATCTGCATGGCGCTGACGATTCTGGTCGGCTACGAAACCGGCGCGTCACGGTTAAAAGATGCCAAGCAGTATTCATACATTGGCATCGGATCAGCAGCCGCTTTATCGGTGGCCACCGCCTTGATCATTATGCTGTTCCGTCAAAATGTAGCGCAGATTTATGCCAGCGAGCCGGAGGTCGTGCAGCTGATCATGCATTTCCTGATCTACGCGATTTTCTTCCAGCTGTCCGATGCTATTGCCACGCCAATTCAAGGTGCGCTGCGCGGTTACAAGGATGTGAATCCTGCGTTCTGGATCACCCTGCTCGCCTTCTGGATTATCGGCTTGCCGCTGGGCCACGTGTTGGCTAATTATGCGAATCAAGGCGCCTATGGTTACTGGGTTGGGCTCATATCCGGACTGGCCGTAGCCGCTGTACTGCTCACCGGCCGCCTTCTGGCCGTCCAGCGCAAATTCGCGAGGCGGGCGCTTCTGCCTGAATCGAAGTAA
- a CDS encoding LysR family transcriptional regulator: protein MELRQLQYFVKVAKKEHVTQAAEELHVAQSAVSRQIHQLEQELGVDLFMQKGRNLHLTAVGQLFCSRVETILKDLDRAVNEVHEFIDPEQGEIRLGFPHSLGVHVIPSVVAEFRKLYPNVKFRFKQGMYPTLIRDVVSAEVDLAFISPFPENHNQVAGNVVLTEDLVAILPPGHPLANEQSIKLNQLKDDKFILFSKGYSLRPIVWHACLEAGFTPKIAFEGEETDTIRGLVAAGMGVSLLPEVALFQSFTLQPARVRISTPKVTRTIGLIHRADDKLPLVAQSFRIFLLEYFGLQPDTPPS from the coding sequence GTGGAATTAAGACAACTGCAATACTTTGTGAAGGTGGCGAAGAAGGAGCATGTTACACAGGCAGCCGAAGAACTTCACGTGGCCCAGTCTGCGGTAAGCAGGCAAATCCACCAGCTGGAGCAGGAGCTTGGCGTTGACTTGTTCATGCAAAAGGGAAGAAATCTGCATTTGACTGCGGTAGGACAGCTATTTTGCAGCCGGGTGGAGACGATCCTCAAAGATTTGGATCGCGCCGTAAATGAAGTTCACGAGTTTATTGATCCAGAGCAAGGCGAAATTCGTCTCGGATTTCCACATAGCCTCGGTGTTCATGTTATTCCTAGTGTAGTTGCCGAATTCCGTAAGTTGTATCCGAATGTAAAGTTCAGATTCAAGCAGGGAATGTACCCGACACTCATTCGTGATGTCGTATCAGCCGAAGTGGATTTGGCCTTCATCTCTCCTTTTCCAGAGAACCATAATCAGGTTGCGGGCAACGTCGTACTGACGGAGGATTTGGTGGCGATTCTGCCGCCGGGCCATCCGCTCGCCAATGAGCAGAGCATTAAGCTCAACCAATTGAAAGACGATAAATTCATCTTGTTCAGCAAAGGTTATTCTTTAAGACCTATCGTGTGGCATGCTTGTCTGGAAGCCGGATTCACGCCGAAAATCGCCTTTGAAGGCGAGGAGACGGATACGATCCGCGGCTTAGTCGCTGCCGGGATGGGCGTCAGTCTCCTGCCTGAAGTGGCGCTATTCCAGAGCTTCACGCTGCAGCCGGCCCGGGTTCGCATTTCTACGCCGAAAGTAACGAGAACGATCGGGCTGATTCACCGAGCCGACGATAAACTTCCGCTGGTCGCGCAATCCTTCCGCATATTTCTGCTAGAATATTTCGGACTGCAACCGGACACGCCGCCAAGTTAA
- a CDS encoding DUF624 domain-containing protein, with translation MEYKGLMSGFYKVTEWIMRISGSNLLWLLCSSPFWFFVLTGLLTPDIEMWIQIAWILAVLAPFTLFPATAALFSVTRKWVMGDTDVSVVKVYFKGYKENYKQSMIGGIFYTLLIIVMIVDYNVYMKQFANMQIIGIIMLIFLILLSVSLFNFFSLVAHYHLKTSLLIKNAILLTILRPFRVLSTVLCVIALGFITMQFTWLILFGFGTLAAFVAFYNFNVSYNKLQEKVEKMRVAEEGSKDGEEDSTDAEGNEGAGNDREDREHAGNTEGPTAELPDDSSKDQTKS, from the coding sequence TTGGAATACAAAGGACTAATGAGCGGTTTCTACAAAGTAACCGAGTGGATCATGAGAATATCGGGAAGCAATTTGCTCTGGCTTCTCTGTTCGTCGCCTTTTTGGTTTTTCGTGCTAACGGGATTGTTAACCCCGGACATCGAAATGTGGATTCAAATCGCTTGGATTTTAGCCGTGTTGGCACCGTTTACATTGTTCCCGGCTACAGCGGCGCTATTCTCGGTGACACGTAAATGGGTCATGGGCGATACGGATGTGAGCGTTGTTAAAGTGTACTTCAAAGGGTACAAAGAGAACTACAAGCAGAGCATGATCGGTGGAATCTTCTACACTTTGTTGATCATCGTCATGATCGTCGACTATAACGTATATATGAAGCAGTTCGCCAACATGCAGATTATCGGCATCATCATGTTGATTTTCTTGATCTTGCTGTCGGTTTCCTTATTCAATTTCTTTTCATTGGTTGCCCACTATCATTTGAAAACTTCGCTTCTTATTAAGAATGCGATCTTGTTGACCATCCTCCGTCCGTTCCGCGTGTTATCGACGGTGCTTTGCGTCATTGCGCTGGGATTCATTACGATGCAGTTCACATGGCTGATCTTGTTCGGCTTCGGTACGCTTGCCGCATTCGTTGCCTTCTACAATTTCAATGTCAGTTATAACAAGCTTCAGGAGAAGGTGGAGAAGATGCGCGTAGCGGAGGAAGGCTCGAAAGACGGCGAAGAAGACAGCACCGACGCTGAAGGAAACGAAGGAGCCGGGAATGACCGCGAAGACCGTGAGCATGCCGGAAATACAGAAGGGCCAACGGCTGAGCTGCCGGATGACAGCAGTAAGGATCAGACAAAATCCTAG
- a CDS encoding DEAD/DEAH box helicase, producing MSTFADFGLEPKVLQAITELGFEEATPIQTKSIPIAMTGRDLIGQAQTGTGKTAAFGLPLINKISANEDRIVALIMAPTRELAIQVAEEIGKLSRFKGIRSLPIYGGQDIVRQIRALKKKPQIIIGTPGRLLDHINRKTIKLDDVQTVVLDEADEMLDMGFMDDIQSILKLVPEERQTMLFSATMPANIQKLAQQFLKNPEHVSVIPKQVSAPLIDQAYIEVHERQKFDAITRLLDMESPELAIVFGRTKRRVDELAEALQKRGYSADGLHGDLSQNQRDNVMRKFRDGSIDVLVATDVAARGLDVSGVTHVVNFDLPQDPESYVHRIGRTGRAGKEGVAWSFVTPREIDHLHFIERITRQKIARKPLPSIAEAIEGKQRITAERLIELVEAAELNEYKGIAISLLEQYDSVNLLAAAFKLITGDKGDKASIELTPEEPIRVKRRKPDIRSSGRKPYGYGGNRSGGGGYRRDNRDGGGRGGYGSKGGYNRDGGRDYQSSSDRKPRPASSGGDRRPPRRNDNPSYDA from the coding sequence TTGAGCACATTTGCAGATTTCGGCCTAGAGCCTAAAGTTCTACAGGCAATAACAGAACTCGGTTTTGAAGAGGCAACCCCGATTCAAACCAAATCGATTCCCATTGCTATGACAGGTCGCGACCTCATCGGACAAGCACAAACGGGAACAGGTAAGACGGCGGCGTTCGGTCTTCCGCTGATCAACAAAATTTCAGCCAATGAGGATCGTATCGTAGCGCTGATCATGGCCCCTACCCGGGAGCTTGCTATTCAGGTCGCAGAAGAAATTGGGAAGCTGTCCCGTTTCAAAGGCATTCGTTCCCTGCCGATTTATGGGGGACAAGACATCGTCCGCCAAATTCGCGCATTGAAGAAGAAGCCTCAAATCATTATCGGCACCCCTGGCCGCTTGCTCGACCACATTAATCGCAAGACGATTAAGCTTGACGATGTACAGACAGTCGTACTGGATGAAGCCGATGAAATGCTGGATATGGGCTTCATGGACGATATTCAGTCGATTCTGAAGCTTGTCCCCGAAGAGCGCCAAACAATGCTATTTTCCGCTACAATGCCAGCAAATATCCAGAAGCTTGCCCAGCAATTTCTTAAAAACCCGGAGCATGTTTCCGTTATTCCAAAACAAGTTAGCGCACCGCTAATCGATCAGGCGTACATTGAAGTACATGAGCGCCAGAAATTCGACGCGATTACGCGTTTGCTGGATATGGAATCACCGGAACTGGCTATCGTGTTCGGACGGACGAAGCGGCGCGTGGACGAACTGGCGGAAGCTTTGCAGAAACGCGGCTATTCAGCGGACGGCCTTCATGGCGACTTGTCCCAGAACCAGCGCGATAACGTGATGCGCAAGTTCCGGGATGGCAGCATCGACGTGCTTGTGGCTACCGACGTGGCAGCACGCGGATTGGACGTATCCGGCGTAACCCATGTCGTCAACTTCGACCTACCGCAAGATCCGGAGAGCTATGTGCACCGCATCGGCCGTACAGGACGGGCGGGCAAGGAAGGCGTAGCCTGGTCTTTCGTTACGCCGCGTGAAATCGACCATCTTCACTTCATCGAGCGGATCACCCGCCAGAAGATCGCCCGCAAGCCGCTGCCATCCATTGCTGAGGCGATCGAAGGGAAGCAGCGCATTACGGCAGAGCGTCTGATCGAGCTTGTGGAAGCAGCCGAACTGAACGAATACAAAGGAATCGCCATTTCGCTGCTGGAGCAATATGATTCGGTCAACCTGCTGGCAGCCGCGTTTAAGCTGATTACGGGAGACAAAGGGGATAAAGCGAGTATTGAGCTGACTCCGGAGGAGCCGATTCGCGTTAAACGCCGCAAGCCGGACATCCGTTCCAGCGGACGCAAGCCGTATGGCTACGGCGGCAACCGCAGCGGAGGCGGCGGATACCGGAGAGATAATCGCGACGGTGGCGGCCGTGGAGGTTACGGCAGCAAAGGCGGCTATAACAGAGACGGGGGAAGGGACTACCAGTCTTCTTCGGACCGAAAGCCGCGTCCTGCAAGCAGCGGCGGGGATCGCAGACCGCCAAGACGCAATGACAATCCTTCGTACGACGCTTAA
- a CDS encoding rhomboid family intramembrane serine protease → MIFIRYENWRTYLKSYPVTCLILAINIVMFVLTAVGPEEAILEYGAMINREPYTSEWWRFVASIFLHFNFGHLFSNSFGILIFTPPMERLLGSWRYVLLYLGSGIVGNLITMGIYQHSSMVHISAGASGAIYGIYGAFLYVALFQRQFMDEASRKTLYSLLIVGIVFSFLVPQVNWIAHLGGFIGGFFIYGLIIRLLKRR, encoded by the coding sequence ATGATATTTATTCGCTATGAGAATTGGAGAACCTATTTGAAATCGTACCCGGTGACCTGCCTTATTCTCGCAATCAATATTGTAATGTTTGTTCTAACTGCCGTCGGGCCGGAGGAAGCCATCCTTGAATACGGGGCTATGATAAATAGAGAGCCTTATACCAGCGAATGGTGGCGCTTTGTCGCCTCGATATTCCTGCATTTCAATTTCGGGCATCTGTTTTCCAACAGCTTCGGGATCCTGATCTTTACGCCTCCGATGGAACGGCTGCTCGGCTCCTGGCGGTATGTCCTGCTCTATTTAGGCAGCGGCATTGTCGGCAATCTGATCACGATGGGAATCTATCAGCATTCGTCCATGGTGCATATTTCTGCAGGGGCATCAGGCGCCATTTACGGAATTTATGGAGCTTTCCTGTATGTGGCATTGTTTCAACGGCAATTTATGGACGAAGCTTCCCGCAAGACGCTGTACAGCCTGCTTATCGTCGGGATTGTCTTCTCGTTCCTCGTGCCGCAGGTGAACTGGATCGCCCACTTAGGCGGATTTATCGGCGGCTTCTTCATCTATGGATTGATCATTCGCCTGCTAAAACGACGTTGA
- the tpx gene encoding thiol peroxidase, producing the protein MAQQRTNVATFKGNPITLVGPELKVGDTAPDFRLSKNLLEEATLQDFAGKIKLISVVPSLDTGVCDAQTRRFNEEAASLGDDVVILTVSADLPFAQARWCGAAGVDRVVTLSDYKDNSFGQAYGVLINEFKLDHRSVFVIDKDNKITYVEYLSEMTEHPNYENAIAAVKALL; encoded by the coding sequence TTGGCACAACAACGTACAAATGTGGCAACATTTAAAGGCAATCCAATTACTCTGGTAGGTCCTGAGCTGAAGGTTGGCGATACGGCTCCAGACTTCCGTTTAAGTAAAAATTTGCTCGAAGAAGCAACTCTTCAGGATTTTGCAGGTAAAATCAAGCTGATCAGTGTTGTCCCCTCCCTGGACACCGGCGTTTGCGATGCGCAAACTCGCCGCTTTAACGAAGAAGCTGCCAGCCTTGGCGACGACGTCGTTATCCTTACTGTCAGCGCGGATCTCCCATTCGCTCAAGCCCGCTGGTGCGGTGCCGCAGGCGTTGACCGCGTCGTAACACTGTCCGACTATAAGGACAATTCCTTTGGCCAGGCATATGGCGTGTTGATTAATGAATTCAAGTTGGATCACCGCTCCGTGTTCGTTATCGACAAAGACAATAAAATCACTTATGTCGAGTACCTGAGTGAAATGACTGAACATCCGAACTATGAAAATGCAATTGCTGCAGTTAAAGCCCTTCTGTAA
- the pfkA gene encoding 6-phosphofructokinase: protein MSAVKKIAVLTSGGDSQGMNAAVRAVVRSGLYYGLEVFGVQRGYQGLLNNDIFSMDLRSVGDIIQRGGTILQSARCVEFKTPEGQQKGAQILRDRGIDGLVVIGGDGSYHGAAKLSQLGIKTMGLPGTIDNDISFTDYTIGFDTAVGIVVDAVNKLRDTMSSHERASVVEVMGRHSGDIALHAGLAAGAETILVPEVPFDLNEVADRMRSNFDNGKRHSIVIVAEGVGTGEEVVKAIKERQPSLEPRATVLGHIQRGGSPTPFDRNLASRLGDFAVRKLIEGESNKACGMIGGEMILTDIEKVVSTKKSFDMTLYELASRLSQ, encoded by the coding sequence ATGTCAGCAGTAAAAAAAATCGCAGTTCTCACCAGTGGCGGTGACTCCCAAGGCATGAACGCCGCCGTACGCGCAGTCGTACGCAGCGGATTGTACTACGGGCTTGAAGTATTCGGAGTGCAACGGGGGTATCAGGGGCTGCTCAATAATGACATCTTCTCCATGGATCTAAGAAGCGTAGGCGATATTATCCAGCGCGGAGGTACGATTCTTCAATCGGCGCGCTGCGTGGAATTCAAAACGCCCGAAGGCCAGCAGAAGGGTGCTCAAATTTTGCGGGATCGCGGCATTGACGGCCTGGTCGTCATTGGCGGTGACGGCTCTTACCATGGCGCTGCAAAGCTTAGCCAACTGGGAATCAAAACGATGGGCCTTCCAGGCACGATCGACAACGATATTTCCTTTACCGATTACACCATCGGCTTCGATACTGCGGTAGGCATCGTAGTTGACGCTGTTAATAAGCTGCGGGATACTATGTCTTCCCATGAACGGGCATCGGTCGTTGAAGTGATGGGGCGCCACTCTGGAGACATTGCCCTGCATGCGGGATTGGCCGCTGGCGCGGAGACGATTCTGGTTCCAGAGGTACCGTTTGATTTGAACGAGGTTGCGGACCGGATGAGATCGAATTTCGATAACGGCAAGAGACATAGTATCGTTATCGTAGCGGAAGGCGTAGGAACGGGAGAGGAAGTCGTCAAGGCTATCAAGGAGCGCCAGCCGTCTCTGGAGCCTCGCGCTACGGTTCTCGGCCATATTCAGCGCGGCGGGTCTCCGACTCCGTTTGACCGTAATCTGGCGAGCCGCCTTGGAGACTTTGCAGTTCGCAAGCTGATTGAAGGTGAATCCAACAAGGCCTGCGGCATGATCGGCGGCGAAATGATCCTGACCGATATTGAGAAGGTCGTATCGACCAAGAAATCGTTTGATATGACACTGTATGAGCTGGCATCCCGTCTGTCCCAGTAA
- a CDS encoding sporulation protein YjcZ — MSGVGPTCGGFWTSTGTILVLFILLVIVSRSILI, encoded by the coding sequence ATGTCGGGTGTAGGTCCAACTTGTGGCGGTTTCTGGACTTCCACAGGTACTATTCTGGTGTTGTTCATTCTGCTCGTTATTGTGAGCCGTTCTATTCTGATCTAA